The Halobacterium litoreum genome includes a region encoding these proteins:
- the cdd gene encoding cytidine deaminase encodes MDDSELLARARDALDDAYVPYSEYEVGAAILTESGEVFAGCNIENANYSNSLHAEEVAVGRAIKAGHRDFERIVVTSGERDGVTPCGMCRQTLAEFCDDDTPVLCDTGDGFDRYTLGELIPNTISPETLGK; translated from the coding sequence ATGGACGACTCCGAGTTGTTGGCCCGCGCCCGCGACGCACTCGACGACGCCTACGTGCCGTACTCCGAGTACGAGGTCGGCGCCGCGATTCTCACCGAGAGCGGCGAGGTGTTCGCCGGCTGCAACATCGAGAACGCGAACTACTCGAACAGCCTGCACGCCGAGGAAGTCGCCGTCGGCCGCGCCATCAAGGCCGGCCACCGCGACTTCGAGCGAATCGTCGTCACCTCGGGCGAGCGCGACGGCGTGACGCCCTGCGGGATGTGCCGGCAGACGCTCGCGGAGTTCTGCGACGACGACACCCCCGTGTTGTGTGACACCGGTGACGGCTTCGACCGCTACACGCTCGGCGAACTCATCCCGAACACCATCTCCCCCGAGACGCTCGGGAAGTAG
- a CDS encoding ABC transporter permease: protein MSSATARLLGAVRRTNAALFEGRSTLQQGVVVVALLFAVGLTAAGLLFPSTDAGRLFTVLTADSTLAATLRLSVPIAFAALGGIFAEKAGVINIGLEGLLIISAFAGIYAVDMTGSVWIGLFGGVVASTLLAALFAVVCIEFKADQIIAGLAVWLIALGLAPFASTVIYGGKTSTSVTTLRTLPNMNIPVLSDLLVTDIPVVDFALVDIPFFGALFDANPTVYLMFVAVALSWYTLNRTAFGRWVRASGENPKALDTAGVDVHRVRYAAVLLSGVLSGVGGAALALGIGQFTGSGPTMVNGKGFIAIVAYLFGNYNPIGAFLSTMLFAGLDATQLTLQARDVFQVPRPLVRTVPYITVIVVLALFGRTRTPDAAGDPYESGEGE, encoded by the coding sequence ATGAGTAGCGCCACCGCGCGACTCCTCGGTGCAGTCAGGCGCACGAACGCCGCGCTGTTCGAGGGACGGAGCACCCTCCAGCAGGGCGTCGTCGTCGTCGCGTTGCTGTTCGCGGTCGGCCTCACCGCGGCCGGCCTCCTGTTCCCGAGCACCGACGCCGGTCGCCTGTTCACGGTGCTCACCGCGGACTCCACCCTCGCCGCGACGCTCCGGCTCTCGGTCCCCATCGCGTTCGCCGCGCTCGGCGGCATCTTCGCCGAGAAGGCCGGCGTCATCAACATCGGTCTCGAAGGCCTGCTCATCATCTCCGCGTTCGCCGGCATCTACGCCGTCGACATGACCGGCAGCGTCTGGATCGGCCTGTTCGGCGGCGTCGTCGCGAGCACGCTGCTCGCCGCGCTGTTCGCCGTCGTCTGCATCGAGTTCAAGGCCGACCAGATTATCGCCGGGCTCGCGGTCTGGCTCATCGCGCTCGGCCTCGCGCCGTTCGCGTCGACCGTCATCTACGGCGGGAAGACGTCCACGAGCGTCACGACGCTCCGGACGCTCCCGAACATGAACATCCCCGTCCTCTCGGACCTCCTGGTGACCGACATCCCGGTGGTGGACTTCGCGCTCGTCGACATCCCGTTCTTCGGCGCGCTGTTCGACGCCAACCCCACCGTCTACCTGATGTTCGTCGCCGTCGCGCTGTCGTGGTACACGCTCAACCGCACCGCGTTCGGTCGCTGGGTGCGCGCGAGCGGCGAGAACCCGAAGGCCCTGGACACCGCGGGCGTCGACGTCCACCGCGTCCGGTACGCCGCCGTCCTGCTGTCGGGCGTGCTCTCCGGCGTCGGCGGCGCCGCGCTCGCGCTCGGCATCGGCCAGTTCACCGGGAGCGGCCCGACGATGGTCAACGGCAAGGGCTTCATCGCCATCGTCGCGTACCTGTTCGGGAACTACAACCCCATCGGGGCGTTCCTCTCCACGATGCTGTTCGCGGGCCTCGACGCCACCCAACTCACGCTCCAGGCCCGGGACGTCTTCCAGGTGCCGCGCCCGCTCGTCCGCACCGTCCCCTACATCACGGTCATCGTCGTCCTCGCGCTGTTCGGGCGCACCCGCACCCCGGACGCGGCGGGCGACCCCTACGAGTCGGGCGAAGGCGAGTAA
- a CDS encoding nucleoside phosphorylase: protein MPGNSEDPNDEVQYHLELSEGDVANAVLLPGNPERLDKITPFWDDHEEKAYHREYRTATGEYEGTPISVTSTGIGSPSAAIAVEELARVGADTFIRVGSCGALQADMEPGDLVITRGAVRQEGTSDEYVREDYPAVADHEVVAALVAAAERLGHDYHVGLTMSSDSFYAGQGRDGFEGFRAPGAETMLDELRDANVKNIEMEAAAICTLGNIYGLRAGAVCSVFANRETGEFLTEGETTAAETASLAVHLLAKMDQKKAEEGVDQWHAGMSLE from the coding sequence ATGCCCGGAAACAGCGAGGACCCGAACGACGAGGTCCAGTACCACCTCGAACTCTCCGAGGGTGACGTTGCGAACGCCGTCTTGCTCCCTGGTAACCCCGAGCGCTTGGACAAGATTACGCCGTTCTGGGACGACCACGAGGAGAAGGCCTACCACCGCGAGTACCGCACCGCGACCGGCGAGTACGAGGGGACGCCCATCTCGGTGACGTCCACCGGCATCGGGTCGCCGTCCGCGGCCATCGCCGTCGAGGAACTGGCGCGCGTCGGCGCTGACACGTTCATCCGCGTCGGCTCCTGTGGCGCGCTGCAGGCGGACATGGAGCCAGGCGACCTCGTCATCACGCGGGGCGCGGTCCGACAGGAGGGCACGAGCGACGAGTACGTCCGCGAGGACTACCCCGCGGTCGCCGACCACGAGGTCGTCGCCGCGCTCGTCGCCGCCGCCGAGCGCCTCGGGCACGACTACCACGTCGGCCTCACGATGTCCTCGGACTCCTTCTACGCGGGACAGGGCCGCGACGGCTTCGAGGGGTTCCGCGCCCCGGGCGCGGAGACGATGCTCGACGAACTCCGTGACGCGAACGTGAAGAACATCGAGATGGAGGCCGCCGCCATCTGCACGCTCGGGAACATCTACGGCCTGCGCGCCGGCGCGGTCTGCTCGGTGTTCGCGAACCGCGAGACCGGCGAGTTCCTCACCGAGGGCGAGACCACCGCCGCCGAGACGGCGAGTCTCGCGGTCCACCTGCTCGCGAAAATGGACCAGAAGAAAGCCGAGGAAGGCGTCGACCAGTGGCACGCCGGCATGAGTCTGGAGTAG
- a CDS encoding NAD(P)/FAD-dependent oxidoreductase: protein MTTRVVVLGAGYAGAGAISKLESELGSDTELVWISDTDYHLVLHEAHRVIRDPGVKSKITIPVEDIKSRSTRFVHDAVADIDTDERVVELEDGDDESYDYLVVGIGSDTATYGIEGMDEHPLTLKGLDDALEIHEQVKEAAQDATREDPAQVVIGGAGLSGIQSAGEVAEFRDRHNAPIDVTLVEALPEIFPPGDSEIQGALRHRLEDAGVDILTDDPITAATEDQLEFDERDALDYDVFLWTGGVTGPAELGEVDLEAEHNRLQAESTLQTEDERVFAVGDCSMISQGDDQSAPPTAQAAWQAADVAAENVAREIEGRPLKSWTYDDQGTLVSIGETAIAHEVQMGGVSAPVRTFNSMPAKVLKKGAAARWIAKITSWSRAMKSWDAL from the coding sequence ATGACCACGAGAGTCGTCGTTCTCGGCGCAGGCTACGCCGGCGCTGGCGCGATATCCAAACTCGAATCCGAACTTGGTTCTGACACCGAACTCGTCTGGATTTCGGACACCGACTACCACCTCGTTCTCCACGAAGCCCACCGCGTCATCCGCGACCCCGGTGTGAAGTCCAAGATCACGATTCCGGTCGAGGACATCAAATCCCGCTCGACGCGGTTCGTCCACGACGCCGTCGCTGACATCGACACCGACGAGCGCGTCGTCGAACTCGAGGACGGCGACGACGAGTCCTACGACTACCTCGTCGTCGGCATCGGCTCCGACACCGCGACGTACGGCATCGAGGGAATGGACGAGCACCCGCTCACGCTGAAGGGCCTCGACGACGCCCTCGAAATCCACGAGCAGGTCAAGGAAGCCGCGCAGGACGCGACCCGCGAGGACCCCGCGCAGGTCGTCATCGGCGGCGCCGGCCTCTCCGGCATCCAGAGCGCCGGGGAAGTCGCCGAGTTCCGCGACCGCCACAACGCCCCCATCGACGTGACGCTCGTGGAGGCGCTGCCCGAAATCTTCCCGCCGGGCGACAGCGAGATTCAGGGCGCGCTCCGCCACCGCCTCGAGGACGCGGGCGTCGACATCCTCACGGACGACCCCATCACGGCGGCGACCGAGGACCAACTGGAGTTCGACGAGCGGGACGCGCTCGACTACGACGTGTTCCTCTGGACCGGCGGCGTCACCGGCCCCGCCGAACTCGGCGAGGTCGACCTCGAAGCCGAACACAACCGCCTGCAGGCCGAGTCCACGCTCCAGACCGAGGACGAGCGCGTGTTCGCGGTCGGCGACTGTTCGATGATTTCTCAGGGCGACGACCAGAGCGCGCCGCCGACGGCGCAGGCCGCGTGGCAGGCCGCCGACGTCGCCGCGGAGAACGTCGCGCGAGAAATCGAGGGGCGCCCGCTGAAGTCCTGGACGTACGACGACCAGGGGACGCTCGTCTCCATCGGCGAGACCGCCATCGCCCACGAGGTCCAGATGGGCGGCGTGTCCGCGCCGGTCCGGACGTTCAACAGCATGCCGGCAAAGGTCCTGAAGAAGGGCGCGGCGGCGCGCTGGATCGCGAAGATCACGTCGTGGTCGCGCGCGATGAAGTCCTGGGACGCGCTGTAA